One region of Jonesiaceae bacterium BS-20 genomic DNA includes:
- a CDS encoding ABC transporter ATP-binding protein, whose product MSTKYAVQIKNLVKSYGSKQVVRDLSLVARAGELTSVLGPNGAGKTTTIECCEGLRVPDSGTIRVLGLDPQTQGNQLRARVGVMLQDGGLPSSVAAKDVLAHVSKFYQNPWPLEELSERLGLNSFAKTQIRRLSGGQHQRLALAAAVVGRPELVFLDEPSAGMDPQSRHAVWDLINELKESGVSIVLTTHLMDEAEHLSDNVIVVDHGQVIAQGSPIELVAGDAPALVFATSGILDAGGFAAFLTSRFPGTTLSTIRPGRFRIFGAVDAELLAQTTRWCADQGLTITQLTLGKRTLEDLFLDLTGRSLR is encoded by the coding sequence GTGTCCACTAAATATGCGGTCCAGATTAAGAATCTGGTGAAGTCATACGGGTCTAAGCAGGTCGTCCGGGATTTAAGTCTCGTTGCCCGGGCCGGCGAGCTCACCTCCGTCCTCGGCCCTAATGGTGCTGGCAAAACCACCACCATTGAATGTTGCGAGGGCCTGCGGGTACCCGATAGCGGCACGATTCGAGTCCTTGGGCTCGACCCACAAACCCAAGGCAACCAGTTGCGCGCCCGTGTTGGTGTCATGCTGCAAGACGGTGGCCTGCCATCAAGTGTGGCGGCCAAGGACGTTCTGGCGCACGTGTCTAAGTTCTACCAAAATCCATGGCCGCTTGAGGAACTATCCGAGCGCCTTGGACTGAACAGCTTTGCTAAGACCCAGATACGGCGGCTGTCTGGTGGTCAGCACCAGCGGCTTGCCTTAGCTGCGGCTGTTGTGGGCCGGCCAGAGTTGGTGTTCCTTGATGAGCCCAGTGCGGGCATGGACCCGCAGAGCCGGCATGCCGTCTGGGACCTGATTAACGAACTCAAGGAATCTGGCGTCTCGATTGTGCTGACAACGCACCTGATGGACGAAGCCGAGCACCTTAGCGACAACGTTATTGTGGTCGACCACGGCCAAGTGATCGCCCAAGGCTCTCCCATTGAGCTTGTTGCGGGAGACGCACCAGCGCTGGTTTTTGCAACGTCAGGGATTCTCGATGCCGGCGGTTTTGCCGCGTTTCTAACCTCCCGTTTTCCGGGCACAACATTGAGCACTATTCGGCCCGGGAGATTCCGCATCTTCGGCGCGGTTGATGCCGAACTGTTGGCTCAAACGACGCGGTGGTGCGCTGACCAAGGACTCACCATTACTCAGTTAACTTTGGGCAAGCGCACGCTCGAAGACCTGTTCTTAGACCTCACCGGACGGAGTTTGCGATGA
- a CDS encoding metal-sulfur cluster assembly factor — protein MSSDTVSEELVSVADIEEAMRDVIDPELGINIVDLGLVYGIVLDANGHAVLDMTLTSAACPLTDVIEDQTGQALEGLVDGFRINWVWMPPWGPEHITPDGRDQLRALGFNV, from the coding sequence ATGAGTAGCGATACTGTCAGCGAAGAGCTGGTGAGCGTAGCGGACATTGAAGAAGCTATGCGGGACGTGATTGACCCGGAGCTGGGGATCAACATTGTTGACCTGGGTCTGGTGTACGGCATTGTTTTGGATGCGAACGGCCACGCTGTTTTGGACATGACCCTGACATCAGCGGCTTGCCCGTTGACCGACGTTATTGAAGACCAGACTGGTCAGGCTCTTGAGGGCCTGGTTGATGGTTTCCGGATCAACTGGGTTTGGATGCCACCATGGGGCCCAGAGCACATCACCCCTGACGGCCGCGACCAGTTGCGTGCCCTAGGCTTCAACGTTTAA
- a CDS encoding SUF system NifU family Fe-S cluster assembly protein gives MSNAMEQLYQQVILDHSKWPTGKGLIELDPALPGGESHQVNPTCGDEVTMRVNLTGEGEDQVVSSVTWDGQGCSISQASISVLTQLVVGKKVSEANEVAAIFRDLMNTRGKGFSADDPESEAKEDRLEDATAFTGVSQFPARIKCALLGWSALKDTFAQSGVVSESASA, from the coding sequence TTGAGCAACGCGATGGAGCAGCTGTACCAGCAGGTCATCTTGGACCACTCCAAGTGGCCCACCGGTAAGGGGCTGATTGAGCTTGACCCGGCACTGCCCGGTGGCGAATCCCACCAGGTGAATCCCACCTGCGGTGATGAGGTCACCATGCGGGTGAACCTGACTGGGGAGGGGGAGGACCAGGTTGTTTCCTCCGTGACGTGGGATGGGCAGGGTTGTTCCATTTCCCAGGCTTCCATCTCCGTGCTCACGCAACTGGTAGTGGGCAAGAAGGTCAGCGAAGCCAACGAAGTTGCGGCTATTTTTAGGGATCTGATGAACACCCGCGGCAAGGGCTTTAGCGCGGATGATCCAGAATCCGAAGCCAAGGAAGACCGACTCGAGGACGCAACCGCGTTCACCGGAGTCTCCCAGTTCCCGGCGCGCATCAAGTGCGCATTGCTGGGCTGGTCGGCACTAAAAGATACTTTTGCACAATCAGGCGTAGTCAGCGAAAGCGCCTCAGCTTAA
- a CDS encoding zinc-dependent alcohol dehydrogenase family protein: protein MKALVYHGPGNKVWEEVPNPTILHPTDVIVKIDATTICGTDLHILKGDVPAVKPGTILGHEGVGKVVEVGSAVSNFDVGDRVVISAVTACGRCIYCKTGMFSHCQADEGASGIGWIFGHLINGTQAEYVRVPYADTSIHKLPESISDTKGILLSDILPTGHEIGVQYGRVKPGDVVAVIGTGPVGLGAIITSQLYGPSKVIAIDLDANRVEQAKSFGATHGVVSSDADWKEQVMALTDGLGVDVAIEAVGIPATFQMCIDVTRPGGTIANVGVHGGPVELPIHELWISNIVLTTGLVNSNTTPMLLKMVEEGKIQPEKFVSHTFTLDQMMEAYDVFARAAETKALKILITAT, encoded by the coding sequence ATGAAGGCATTGGTATACCACGGACCTGGCAACAAGGTCTGGGAAGAAGTTCCGAATCCAACTATTCTCCATCCCACGGACGTCATTGTAAAAATTGACGCCACCACTATTTGTGGCACTGACCTGCACATCTTAAAGGGTGACGTGCCGGCCGTGAAGCCCGGAACAATTCTTGGGCACGAGGGTGTGGGCAAGGTCGTTGAGGTAGGTTCTGCGGTTTCTAACTTTGATGTTGGGGACCGCGTTGTTATTTCTGCGGTCACCGCGTGTGGTCGCTGCATTTACTGCAAGACCGGCATGTTCTCCCACTGCCAAGCAGACGAGGGCGCCTCAGGGATCGGCTGGATCTTTGGGCACCTGATCAACGGCACCCAGGCCGAGTACGTGCGGGTCCCATACGCGGACACCTCGATTCACAAACTACCCGAGTCCATCTCCGACACCAAGGGCATTTTGCTCTCAGACATCTTGCCCACGGGCCATGAGATTGGTGTTCAGTACGGGCGGGTCAAGCCCGGTGACGTGGTCGCAGTTATTGGAACCGGTCCGGTTGGACTGGGCGCGATCATCACCTCCCAGCTGTACGGACCATCCAAGGTCATTGCCATTGACCTTGATGCCAACCGCGTTGAGCAGGCCAAGTCATTTGGGGCAACCCACGGTGTTGTCTCATCAGACGCCGATTGGAAAGAGCAGGTCATGGCGTTGACCGACGGGCTGGGCGTTGACGTCGCGATCGAAGCCGTAGGTATCCCGGCAACGTTCCAGATGTGTATTGACGTCACCAGGCCCGGTGGCACCATCGCCAACGTCGGAGTGCACGGCGGCCCGGTTGAATTGCCAATACATGAGCTGTGGATCTCAAACATTGTGCTCACCACGGGGCTGGTCAACTCCAACACCACCCCAATGCTGCTCAAGATGGTTGAGGAAGGCAAGATCCAACCGGAGAAGTTTGTCAGCCACACCTTCACCTTGGACCAGATGATGGAAGCGTATGATGTCTTTGCGCGAGCTGCCGAGACCAAGGCGCTCAAGATTCTGATCACCGCGACCTAA
- a CDS encoding NYN domain-containing protein, translated as MSPKSVILVDAGFLYAVAGYRTASTTLRAAITVQYETLIEGLVSTVESLSSKSVLRTYWYDASRDGLFTEEHKKIGLIPGVKVRLGRINYYGEQKGVDLRLALDLVSLARTRAVSHAYLISGDDDLTEAVEEAQAMGMKVMVLGIKDITARLGYKGVAEHLALAADSIEQIPDSLLDTTFLKIGTPSPASLPGSVPSLPRSAIPKPTIMSAHRYEVEPPAPVKNVVFTTSTDGISSYEGTAAELQALIESAEEIGKRVAHSWYSSTTQTELESVLANRPQLAPAIDRVLLKDCAQIIGEADTDLFEVRKALRKTFWAVLDELQ; from the coding sequence ATGAGCCCTAAATCCGTGATTCTTGTAGACGCTGGATTCCTGTACGCGGTTGCTGGCTACCGGACGGCGAGTACAACGCTGCGGGCAGCCATTACGGTTCAGTACGAAACGCTGATTGAAGGCTTGGTTTCTACCGTTGAGTCGCTGAGTTCCAAATCCGTCTTGCGCACCTACTGGTATGACGCTTCACGCGATGGGCTGTTCACCGAAGAGCACAAGAAAATTGGTTTAATTCCGGGGGTTAAGGTTCGGCTGGGCCGGATCAACTACTACGGAGAGCAAAAAGGCGTGGACTTGCGTCTGGCCTTGGACTTGGTATCTCTGGCTCGTACTCGCGCGGTTTCCCACGCCTACCTGATCTCAGGTGATGACGATTTAACCGAGGCCGTTGAAGAAGCCCAAGCGATGGGCATGAAGGTCATGGTCCTGGGTATTAAGGACATTACCGCCCGGTTGGGGTACAAGGGAGTGGCCGAGCACCTCGCACTGGCTGCAGATTCAATTGAGCAGATTCCAGATTCCCTGTTGGACACAACCTTCCTCAAGATAGGCACGCCCTCCCCTGCTTCCTTACCGGGTAGTGTCCCATCACTTCCACGCTCGGCTATTCCAAAGCCAACTATCATGTCAGCCCATAGGTATGAGGTTGAACCACCCGCACCCGTTAAAAACGTCGTGTTTACTACGAGCACCGATGGCATATCCAGTTATGAGGGCACCGCCGCAGAACTACAGGCGCTGATTGAGTCCGCTGAGGAAATTGGCAAGCGCGTGGCACACTCCTGGTACTCCAGCACCACCCAAACAGAACTCGAAAGCGTCTTGGCTAACCGGCCGCAGCTTGCCCCCGCCATTGACCGTGTCCTACTCAAGGACTGCGCACAGATTATTGGCGAGGCTGACACCGATCTGTTCGAGGTCCGTAAGGCTCTGCGCAAGACATTCTGGGCCGTCCTAGACGAATTACAGTAG
- a CDS encoding (deoxy)nucleoside triphosphate pyrophosphohydrolase: MKKEIVVVGAVITDGKLVLCAQRGSDMALPGMWEFPGGKLEQGETDQQALVREIAEELECEIQVGNRITTTRYEYDFGFVTLTTYYATVTTRSPVTTEHAELRWVEAPSLDALEWAPADIPAVELIKRELA; encoded by the coding sequence GTGAAAAAAGAAATTGTTGTTGTAGGCGCTGTTATTACAGATGGCAAACTCGTGCTCTGCGCCCAGCGCGGTTCTGACATGGCGCTTCCAGGTATGTGGGAGTTCCCAGGTGGGAAACTTGAGCAAGGCGAAACGGATCAGCAAGCGCTGGTTCGGGAAATTGCTGAGGAACTTGAGTGCGAAATTCAAGTTGGTAACCGTATCACCACAACTCGATATGAATATGACTTTGGTTTTGTCACTCTCACTACCTACTACGCAACCGTTACGACCAGGTCTCCAGTGACTACCGAACACGCTGAATTGCGCTGGGTGGAGGCCCCCAGTCTCGATGCCCTTGAGTGGGCACCTGCAGATATTCCTGCAGTAGAGCTCATCAAGAGGGAGTTAGCCTAA
- the sufC gene encoding Fe-S cluster assembly ATPase SufC, whose amino-acid sequence MSNLVIKDLHVSVDTKEGAKQILRGVDLTINSGEIHAIMGPNGSGKSTLAYALAGHPKYNITQGEVTLDGEDVLAMSVDERARAGLFLAMQYPVEVAGVSVSNFLRTAKTAIDGKAPALRHWVKDMSTAMEKLRMDKSFAERSVNEGFSGGEKKRHEILQMELLHPKFAILDETDSGLDVDALRIVSEGINRVKDSTEAGMLVITHYTRILQYVKPDFVHVFVNGRIAEEGGPELAERLEAEGYDRFLEEVPA is encoded by the coding sequence ATGTCCAATCTTGTAATCAAAGACCTGCACGTCAGTGTCGACACCAAGGAAGGCGCCAAGCAGATCCTGCGCGGCGTTGACCTGACCATCAACTCCGGTGAGATCCACGCAATCATGGGCCCTAACGGTTCCGGTAAGTCCACCTTGGCTTACGCGCTTGCTGGTCACCCTAAGTACAACATCACCCAGGGTGAGGTCACCCTCGATGGTGAAGACGTACTGGCCATGTCCGTAGACGAGCGCGCTCGTGCGGGTCTCTTCTTGGCCATGCAGTACCCGGTTGAGGTTGCTGGAGTTTCGGTTTCGAACTTCCTGCGTACCGCTAAGACCGCCATTGACGGCAAGGCACCAGCCCTGCGTCACTGGGTCAAGGACATGAGCACCGCGATGGAGAAGCTCCGCATGGACAAGTCCTTCGCTGAGCGTTCCGTGAACGAGGGCTTCTCCGGTGGTGAGAAGAAGCGTCACGAGATCCTTCAGATGGAGCTCCTGCACCCTAAGTTTGCCATCCTGGATGAGACCGACTCCGGTCTTGACGTTGACGCTCTGCGTATTGTTTCAGAGGGCATCAACCGCGTTAAGGACAGCACCGAAGCGGGCATGCTCGTTATCACGCACTACACCCGTATTCTGCAGTACGTGAAGCCTGACTTTGTGCACGTATTTGTGAACGGACGTATTGCTGAAGAGGGCGGCCCAGAGTTGGCTGAGCGCCTTGAGGCTGAAGGTTACGACCGTTTCCTTGAGGAAGTACCTGCCTGA
- the sufB gene encoding Fe-S cluster assembly protein SufB: protein MSAPTQEPTNAVEPQSDEEIIASIGAYEYGWHDSDAAGELAKRGLSEDVVRNISKLKDEPEWMLNQRLKALKLFRKKPMPSWGADLSDIDFDNIKYFVRSTERQVTSWEDLPEDIKTTYDRLGIPDAEKQRLVAGVAAQYESEVVYHQIREDLEEQGVIFVDTDTGLREYPEIFQQYFGSVIPSGDNKFAALNSATWSGGSFVYVPPGVHVEIPLQAYFRINTENMGQFERTLIIADEGSYVHYVEGCTAPIYQSDSLHSAVVEIIVKKNARVRYTTIQNWSNNVYNLVTKRATAAEGATMEWVDGNIGSKVTMKYPAIYLMGEHAHGETLSIAFAGTGQHQETGAKMVHAAPHTTSSIVSKSVARGGGRTSYRGLVQVLEGAEHSASNVLCDALLVDQISRSDTYPYVDVREDDVQMGHEATVSRVSEEQLFYLMSRGMEETEAMAMIVRGFVEPIARHLPMEYALELNRLIELQMEGSVG from the coding sequence ATGAGCGCCCCCACGCAGGAACCAACCAACGCGGTAGAGCCTCAGTCCGACGAAGAGATCATTGCATCTATCGGCGCGTATGAATACGGCTGGCATGACTCGGACGCGGCTGGAGAACTCGCTAAGCGAGGTCTGAGCGAAGACGTAGTTCGCAATATTTCAAAACTCAAAGATGAACCGGAATGGATGCTGAACCAGCGCCTCAAGGCCCTGAAGCTGTTCCGCAAGAAGCCAATGCCTAGCTGGGGTGCTGACCTCTCTGACATTGACTTTGACAACATCAAATACTTTGTTCGCTCGACCGAGCGCCAAGTGACCTCATGGGAAGACCTCCCAGAGGACATCAAGACGACATACGACCGCTTGGGTATCCCTGACGCCGAGAAGCAGCGCCTTGTTGCTGGTGTAGCGGCTCAGTATGAGTCCGAGGTTGTTTACCACCAGATCCGTGAGGACCTGGAGGAGCAGGGTGTTATCTTCGTTGACACCGACACCGGTCTGCGCGAGTACCCAGAGATCTTCCAGCAGTACTTCGGTTCTGTTATTCCGTCCGGTGACAACAAGTTTGCCGCACTGAACTCAGCAACCTGGTCCGGTGGATCATTCGTTTACGTCCCACCGGGCGTTCACGTTGAGATCCCACTGCAGGCTTACTTCCGGATTAACACCGAGAACATGGGCCAGTTTGAGCGCACGCTCATCATCGCTGATGAAGGCTCATACGTGCACTACGTTGAGGGTTGCACGGCTCCGATCTACCAGTCGGACTCACTGCACTCAGCAGTTGTCGAGATCATTGTGAAGAAGAACGCTCGCGTTCGCTACACCACGATCCAGAACTGGTCGAACAACGTGTACAACCTGGTCACCAAGCGCGCCACGGCCGCTGAGGGAGCGACCATGGAATGGGTCGATGGCAACATCGGTTCCAAGGTCACCATGAAGTACCCGGCTATCTACCTCATGGGCGAGCACGCTCACGGTGAAACCCTGTCCATCGCATTTGCGGGCACGGGTCAGCACCAGGAGACCGGCGCAAAGATGGTGCACGCTGCACCGCACACCACCAGCTCGATCGTTTCGAAGTCTGTAGCTCGCGGCGGTGGACGTACGTCTTACCGTGGTCTTGTCCAGGTACTTGAGGGTGCTGAGCACTCGGCATCGAACGTCCTTTGTGACGCGCTGCTGGTTGACCAGATCTCCCGCTCGGACACCTACCCGTACGTCGACGTCCGCGAGGATGACGTGCAGATGGGCCACGAGGCAACTGTTTCCCGCGTGAGCGAAGAGCAGCTGTTCTACCTCATGTCCCGTGGTATGGAAGAAACCGAAGCCATGGCCATGATCGTCCGCGGCTTTGTTGAGCCAATTGCGCGTCACCTGCCAATGGAATACGCGCTCGAGCTTAACCGCCTTATCGAGCTTCAAATGGAAGGATCTGTTGGCTAA
- a CDS encoding SufS family cysteine desulfurase, whose protein sequence is MNAAVAATHAGLSPAELVAVRADFPLLARTVRDGKPLVYLDSGATSQKPDPVLDAEQDFYLQRNAAVHRGAHQLAEEATDAFETAREHVAAFVGARPDEIVWTSGATAALNLVAYGMQNATFGSGGDKAARFKLAPGDEIVVTESEHHANLIPWQQLCQRTGATLKWISVLDDGRLNMAELATVVTDRTKVLAFTHASNVTGAITDVAAFVARAQEVGALSVLDACQSVPNLSVSFADLGVDFAAFSAHKMLGPTGVGALYGRRELLEALPPVATGGSMVEVVTMESATFAPAPQKFEAGTQMVAQAVAMGAAAQYLGELGMDAVYAHEQELAAELLKIRDIPGVTIIGPLDVQDRLGVVSFVVDGVHAHDVGQILDAAGIAVRVGHHCAQPLHKRFKVASTTRASVSVYNTVEEIVAFRESLATVRAFFGMS, encoded by the coding sequence ATGAACGCAGCAGTCGCCGCCACACACGCCGGTTTAAGCCCGGCGGAGTTGGTTGCAGTTCGCGCGGATTTCCCATTGCTTGCCCGCACGGTCAGGGACGGTAAACCTCTGGTTTACCTTGATTCCGGTGCGACCAGCCAAAAGCCAGATCCGGTGCTTGACGCTGAACAAGACTTTTATTTGCAACGCAACGCTGCCGTCCACCGTGGCGCTCACCAGTTAGCTGAAGAAGCCACGGATGCGTTTGAGACGGCGCGTGAGCACGTGGCCGCATTTGTTGGTGCGCGCCCCGATGAAATTGTGTGGACTTCCGGTGCGACCGCGGCGTTGAACCTGGTTGCCTACGGTATGCAGAATGCGACGTTTGGTAGCGGGGGAGACAAGGCGGCCCGCTTCAAGCTGGCTCCCGGTGATGAAATTGTGGTCACCGAGTCTGAGCACCATGCCAACTTGATTCCGTGGCAGCAGTTGTGCCAGCGCACGGGCGCAACCCTTAAGTGGATCTCGGTGTTGGATGACGGCCGGCTGAACATGGCCGAGCTTGCCACCGTGGTCACTGATCGCACCAAGGTTTTGGCGTTCACGCACGCGTCAAACGTGACGGGCGCTATCACCGACGTGGCAGCGTTTGTGGCCCGCGCTCAAGAGGTTGGCGCGCTTTCGGTTCTCGATGCCTGCCAGTCAGTTCCTAACTTGTCCGTCAGTTTTGCGGATCTCGGCGTCGATTTCGCCGCGTTCTCGGCGCACAAGATGCTTGGTCCTACCGGCGTTGGCGCGCTGTATGGTCGCCGCGAACTGCTTGAGGCGTTGCCTCCGGTTGCCACCGGAGGGTCAATGGTTGAGGTTGTCACCATGGAATCCGCAACGTTTGCCCCGGCCCCGCAAAAGTTTGAGGCCGGCACCCAGATGGTTGCCCAAGCGGTAGCCATGGGCGCGGCCGCCCAGTACCTTGGTGAGCTTGGAATGGACGCGGTCTATGCCCACGAGCAAGAACTTGCAGCCGAGCTCCTGAAGATCAGGGACATTCCGGGAGTGACCATCATTGGTCCCTTGGACGTCCAGGACCGCCTCGGGGTTGTCTCATTTGTCGTTGATGGCGTGCACGCCCACGACGTTGGACAAATTCTCGATGCCGCAGGCATCGCGGTCCGAGTGGGTCACCACTGCGCGCAACCACTGCACAAACGGTTCAAGGTAGCGTCAACTACTCGGGCATCGGTAAGCGTTTATAACACCGTCGAAGAAATTGTAGCTTTCCGGGAATCTTTGGCCACCGTGCGAGCGTTCTTTGGTATGAGCTAG
- the sufD gene encoding Fe-S cluster assembly protein SufD, which yields MTATVTSSDVENQGLSTDHSKATADGAHTHGVPTVAGSRADRIASFDPTVITVPNGREEEWRFSPVAKLAPLFETDLAADGVTIAVDAAPEVTVETVDRTDARLGKSGVPGDRTAVAAWNAFDKATVLTVPRNAVASKETSVLFTGASDAPTASHLLIEAGESSQALFIIDHTGDARLNQTVEIIAGDNANITVVSVQDWDEKTVHAASHRVRLGRDAHVKHVVVTFGGDVVRITPDAEFTGAGGDLEMVGLYFADTGQHQEHRLFVDHAVPNCKSRVTYKGAVQGQDAHVVWIGDVLIRANASGTDTYEMNRNLILTDGGRADSVPNLEIETGEIEGAGHASTTGRFDDEQLFYLMARGISEGEARRLVVRGFFAELIQEIGVPAVEERLINSIDRELEKSMSVIQGTGPAA from the coding sequence ATGACCGCCACTGTAACCAGCTCAGATGTTGAAAACCAGGGCCTGAGCACCGACCACTCCAAGGCAACTGCTGATGGCGCCCACACCCACGGTGTACCTACCGTTGCGGGCTCACGCGCTGACCGTATTGCTTCGTTTGACCCCACGGTTATCACCGTGCCAAACGGACGTGAAGAAGAGTGGCGTTTCTCCCCGGTAGCCAAGCTAGCTCCGTTGTTTGAAACCGACCTTGCCGCTGACGGCGTCACCATTGCGGTAGACGCAGCGCCAGAGGTAACCGTTGAGACCGTTGACCGCACCGACGCTCGCCTTGGCAAGTCAGGTGTTCCAGGGGACCGCACCGCGGTTGCCGCATGGAACGCCTTTGACAAGGCAACCGTTTTGACCGTGCCGCGCAACGCAGTTGCGTCGAAGGAAACTTCGGTGCTGTTCACCGGTGCGTCGGACGCTCCTACGGCGTCACACCTTTTGATCGAGGCTGGAGAGAGCTCACAGGCACTCTTCATCATCGACCACACCGGTGACGCCCGTCTGAACCAAACGGTAGAGATTATTGCTGGCGACAACGCCAACATCACCGTGGTTTCTGTTCAGGACTGGGACGAGAAGACGGTTCACGCCGCTTCACACCGCGTCCGTCTTGGCCGTGACGCCCACGTTAAGCACGTAGTTGTCACCTTCGGTGGAGACGTTGTCCGGATTACCCCGGACGCCGAGTTCACCGGTGCGGGTGGAGACCTGGAAATGGTTGGACTGTACTTTGCAGACACCGGCCAGCACCAGGAACACCGCCTGTTCGTTGACCACGCGGTACCAAACTGTAAGTCACGTGTGACCTACAAGGGTGCCGTGCAGGGGCAGGACGCGCACGTTGTGTGGATCGGTGACGTTCTGATCCGTGCCAACGCATCCGGCACCGACACCTATGAGATGAACCGCAACCTCATCCTGACCGACGGTGGCCGCGCGGACTCCGTGCCAAACCTCGAGATCGAAACCGGTGAAATTGAAGGAGCGGGTCACGCTTCGACAACGGGCCGCTTTGACGATGAGCAGCTGTTCTACCTGATGGCTCGTGGAATCTCTGAGGGAGAAGCGCGCCGCCTAGTGGTACGTGGGTTCTTTGCTGAACTTATTCAAGAAATTGGCGTACCTGCTGTTGAAGAACGCTTGATCAACTCGATTGACCGCGAGCTTGAGAAGTCCATGAGCGTTATTCAGGGCACCGGTCCTGCAGCATGA
- a CDS encoding winged helix-turn-helix transcriptional regulator, with amino-acid sequence MELLAHKLLTKAGGTHMTGARHNSRLAGIAGTTQPDAGSAGLVAAGVRPSEAGPDEESTRERVLNLIISDGPISAAELAKVMGLTAAGVRRHFTFLEENGQIEVFTDARPAGARGRPSRKYVATSDAHGQISGAYAGIATEVLEFLEQVAGPQAVEDFATARLSAMAARYEPFITASDPAERVEQLAQQLSNDGFAASVRPVEGIPMLQLCQGQCPVQHVATQFPQLCDAESKVFSELLGVHTQRLVTLAGGGHVCTTNVPVHNLEGQLDRPSKRNVEGKK; translated from the coding sequence ATGGAATTACTCGCCCACAAACTCTTGACGAAGGCAGGTGGAACCCATATGACAGGTGCGCGGCACAATTCCCGACTAGCTGGCATAGCTGGAACTACGCAACCGGACGCGGGGTCTGCAGGCTTGGTTGCAGCGGGTGTACGTCCCTCAGAGGCGGGACCTGATGAGGAATCAACGCGCGAACGCGTGCTGAACCTGATCATTAGCGACGGACCCATTAGCGCGGCAGAATTAGCCAAGGTAATGGGACTGACAGCAGCGGGAGTGCGCAGGCACTTCACGTTCCTCGAAGAGAACGGCCAGATCGAGGTCTTCACAGACGCTCGTCCGGCAGGTGCTCGAGGCAGGCCATCACGTAAGTATGTGGCAACTTCCGATGCCCACGGCCAGATTAGCGGCGCATACGCCGGAATCGCTACCGAGGTTCTAGAGTTCCTAGAACAGGTAGCAGGGCCACAGGCAGTTGAAGATTTTGCTACAGCCAGACTTTCCGCGATGGCGGCACGCTACGAGCCATTCATTACCGCAAGTGATCCAGCCGAGAGGGTGGAACAACTTGCCCAACAACTTAGCAACGATGGATTTGCGGCCAGTGTTCGGCCAGTTGAAGGCATTCCAATGCTCCAGCTGTGCCAAGGCCAATGTCCCGTGCAGCATGTTGCGACACAGTTCCCGCAATTGTGTGATGCGGAGTCCAAGGTGTTCTCAGAACTTCTTGGGGTCCACACGCAACGCCTAGTGACCCTCGCCGGGGGAGGACACGTTTGCACTACCAATGTCCCCGTGCACAACCTCGAAGGTCAACTTGACCGTCCGTCTAAACGGAACGTGGAAGGAAAAAAATGA
- a CDS encoding non-heme iron oxygenase ferredoxin subunit, with the protein MTAQVACLVSDVPAGTALRVELDDANGKEIAVAVVADEDGDIYAVYDECSHGAVPLSDGEVEGCLIECWLHGSQFDLRTGMPLQLPATRAVPVYPVTIDGDNVLVDVDAPKSV; encoded by the coding sequence ATGACCGCCCAAGTAGCCTGCCTAGTCTCCGACGTTCCGGCAGGAACCGCACTGCGGGTTGAACTCGATGATGCAAACGGCAAAGAGATTGCAGTTGCCGTTGTTGCAGACGAGGACGGCGACATTTACGCCGTCTACGACGAGTGCTCCCACGGGGCTGTTCCCCTGTCCGACGGAGAAGTAGAAGGCTGCCTGATCGAGTGCTGGCTGCACGGTTCGCAGTTTGACCTGCGCACCGGTATGCCATTGCAACTGCCTGCAACCCGTGCCGTGCCTGTATACCCAGTAACCATTGATGGCGACAACGTCCTTGTTGACGTAGACGCACCAAAATCTGTTTAA